The Campylobacter concisus genome has a window encoding:
- a CDS encoding DUF748 domain-containing protein: MDKKKKIALITGICVASLLLIYTLLGFFGLPYAIKNIAPKYLKDYNATLFVSDAKFNPFTFELNATNAELNTTSPLFSTKQIDLKLKPFSIFKKLVEIDIFRLDEPKVKIARDKKANFNFSNFISDDNATSEDNSTSSVNFALNNAKIIKGSFSYSDQNLTKPFNVSFDDINYELSSLNTKKNSAGSHIFDSNSSLAHKIDLNGDIKLNPLKIEGNVSIKDFSIKPVAISFIDNDTLNLKNAIINLKINYALKADENATGINLKDGFLNVKGLSLDEGANELSLGELELPKFDLVSKIADKTEAALNLSAINLNDISFKNAITASVKSLNLSDISLLANLNEKSELNATAKLKSIGANALKIDEADRNLANLKDINASNLNLNLANNKTALTLEKIALNGINAPLSKSANANVASAGVTNTSFTIDGNKSLASLDELNVKNIELKAKNKDIASIADVGVKSISFDLLKMALGVENISINRAKFSSELSENGLSAVNELGFGEQSAKATKAAKHTKKVEKKAENKSASKSKENEFKFDIKNISVNNADIALTHLFEGEKIAHKFDNLFVKVVNLSSDFSKSFDAKVAMKSSQKLNLDVDSKIKIEPLDVSAKIKLNDTNLPKYFAYAKPFLEASLASGQMSADAQLHYAKDIKADAKVSIKDIRLNGKKAEKLIAFKSLDLEKISFAKNDLAISGVSLNSPFIKAHLSKERKFNLSQIVKEDKNKAKTEAKPESKKAASKKDDELKFSVKNFSLKNGEVDFSDASLFMPFATTISKLNGKLTDIDKKRPSSGEFQGVVGKNGFAQITAKLFPFELKQNTDIKLDFKDIDLTDITPYSGQFVGYKIKKGKLNLNLNYSVADSKLNGSNFINFDSLTLGEKVDSKDAVNLPLSLAISILSDQNNQINIDLPVEGNLDDPDFKYGGVIWAAVKKLFADITLAPFRFLGNALGLGSKDLSSIDFLAGSSELISSEAPKIADFIKLTGSKPKMKLSITPTYSKLDESFYKNKKLDQKINQIIASSGKDYIAVLNELVPNLKDRNEKALREEALKGIEVDKAKLIELANERANAVKEALIKAGLEAGRININDATSSEPKQNTYTSVLMGVAN, from the coding sequence ATGGATAAAAAGAAAAAAATAGCCCTAATCACCGGCATCTGCGTAGCCTCACTTTTGCTTATTTACACGCTTCTTGGCTTTTTTGGTCTGCCTTATGCTATCAAAAATATCGCGCCAAAATACCTAAAAGACTACAACGCAACGCTTTTTGTAAGTGATGCTAAATTTAACCCATTTACCTTCGAGCTAAACGCTACAAATGCCGAGCTAAACACCACTTCTCCGCTTTTTAGCACAAAGCAGATCGACCTTAAGCTAAAGCCATTTTCTATCTTTAAAAAGCTAGTTGAGATAGACATTTTTAGGCTAGATGAGCCAAAAGTAAAGATCGCAAGAGATAAAAAAGCAAATTTTAATTTTAGCAATTTTATAAGCGATGATAACGCAACTAGCGAAGATAACAGCACTAGCTCGGTAAATTTCGCGCTAAATAACGCAAAAATCATCAAAGGCTCATTTTCATATAGCGATCAAAATTTAACAAAGCCATTTAATGTAAGCTTTGATGATATAAACTACGAACTAAGCTCGCTAAATACGAAGAAAAATAGCGCTGGTAGTCACATCTTTGACTCAAACTCAAGCCTAGCACACAAGATCGATCTAAATGGCGATATCAAGCTAAATCCACTAAAAATAGAGGGCAACGTCAGCATAAAAGACTTTAGTATAAAGCCAGTTGCGATAAGTTTTATCGATAATGACACGTTAAATCTAAAAAATGCCATTATAAACTTAAAGATAAACTACGCTTTAAAAGCTGATGAGAACGCAACTGGGATAAATTTAAAAGATGGCTTTTTAAATGTAAAAGGACTAAGTTTAGATGAAGGCGCAAATGAGCTTAGCCTTGGCGAGCTTGAGCTTCCAAAATTTGATCTTGTTAGTAAGATAGCGGATAAAACAGAGGCTGCTCTAAATTTAAGCGCCATAAATTTAAATGATATCTCTTTTAAAAATGCTATAACCGCAAGCGTAAAATCACTAAATTTAAGTGACATCTCGCTTCTTGCAAATTTAAATGAAAAAAGCGAGCTAAACGCTACAGCTAAGCTAAAAAGCATAGGCGCAAACGCTCTTAAAATAGATGAAGCAGATAGAAATTTAGCAAATTTAAAAGATATAAATGCTTCAAATTTAAATCTAAATTTAGCAAATAACAAAACCGCTCTAACGCTTGAAAAAATAGCGCTTAATGGCATCAATGCGCCACTTAGCAAAAGCGCAAATGCAAATGTAGCAAGCGCTGGCGTGACAAATACAAGCTTTACAATAGATGGCAACAAAAGCCTTGCGAGCCTTGATGAGCTAAATGTAAAAAACATAGAGCTTAAAGCAAAAAATAAAGATATAGCAAGCATCGCTGATGTGGGGGTAAAGAGCATAAGCTTTGATCTTTTAAAAATGGCTCTTGGGGTTGAAAATATAAGCATAAACAGAGCGAAATTTAGCTCAGAGCTAAGTGAGAATGGGCTAAGCGCTGTAAATGAGCTAGGATTTGGCGAACAGAGCGCAAAAGCTACAAAGGCGGCAAAACACACTAAAAAAGTAGAGAAAAAGGCTGAAAATAAAAGTGCTTCAAAAAGCAAAGAAAATGAGTTTAAATTTGATATAAAAAATATAAGTGTAAATAACGCTGACATCGCTTTGACACACCTTTTTGAGGGCGAAAAGATCGCTCATAAATTTGATAATCTTTTTGTAAAAGTAGTAAATTTAAGTAGCGATTTTAGCAAGTCATTTGATGCAAAAGTGGCTATGAAAAGCTCACAAAAGCTAAATTTGGATGTTGATTCGAAGATAAAGATCGAGCCACTTGATGTGAGTGCAAAAATCAAGCTAAATGATACAAATTTGCCAAAGTATTTTGCCTATGCAAAGCCATTTTTAGAAGCATCTCTAGCTAGCGGTCAGATGAGCGCAGATGCCCAGCTTCACTACGCAAAAGATATCAAAGCAGACGCAAAAGTTAGCATCAAAGATATAAGGCTAAATGGCAAAAAAGCTGAAAAACTAATCGCCTTTAAAAGCCTTGATCTTGAAAAAATTTCATTTGCCAAAAATGACCTTGCCATAAGCGGAGTGAGCTTAAATTCGCCATTTATCAAGGCTCATCTAAGCAAAGAGCGTAAATTTAACCTATCTCAGATCGTAAAAGAGGATAAAAATAAGGCTAAAACCGAGGCAAAACCTGAGAGCAAAAAGGCAGCTAGCAAGAAAGATGACGAGCTAAAATTTAGCGTGAAAAACTTCTCTTTAAAAAATGGCGAGGTTGATTTCTCGGACGCATCGCTATTTATGCCATTTGCCACAACGATCTCAAAGCTAAATGGCAAGCTCACCGACATCGATAAAAAGCGCCCAAGCTCAGGCGAGTTTCAAGGCGTGGTTGGCAAAAATGGCTTTGCGCAGATCACTGCAAAACTCTTTCCATTTGAGCTAAAGCAAAATACCGACATAAAGCTTGACTTTAAAGATATCGATCTAACTGATATAACGCCATATAGTGGGCAGTTTGTGGGCTATAAGATCAAAAAAGGCAAGCTAAATTTAAACCTAAACTACAGCGTCGCCGACTCAAAACTAAATGGCTCAAATTTCATAAATTTTGACTCACTTACACTTGGAGAAAAGGTTGATTCAAAAGATGCTGTAAATTTACCACTTTCGCTTGCTATCTCGATACTTAGCGATCAAAATAATCAAATAAACATCGATCTGCCAGTTGAGGGAAATTTAGACGATCCTGACTTTAAATATGGCGGCGTCATCTGGGCAGCTGTGAAAAAACTCTTTGCTGACATCACGCTAGCTCCATTTAGATTTTTAGGCAACGCCCTAGGACTTGGCAGCAAAGATCTTAGCTCTATTGATTTTCTTGCAGGAAGTAGCGAGCTTATAAGCTCAGAAGCGCCTAAGATAGCTGATTTTATAAAGCTAACTGGCTCAAAACCTAAGATGAAGCTTAGCATAACGCCAACATACTCAAAACTCGATGAGAGCTTTTATAAGAACAAAAAACTAGATCAAAAGATCAATCAAATCATCGCTTCAAGCGGCAAAGACTACATCGCAGTTTTAAATGAGCTTGTGCCAAATTTAAAAGATAGAAACGAAAAAGCCTTAAGAGAAGAGGCGCTAAAGGGCATCGAGGTCGATAAAGCAAAGCTAATAGAGCTTGCAAATGAGCGTGCAAATGCGGTAAAAGAGGCGCTTATAAAAGCTGGGCTTGAGGCTGGCCGCATAAATATAAACGATGCAACAAGCTCAGAGCCTAAGCAAAACACCTACACAAGCGTGCTAATGGGAGTGGCGAACTAA
- a CDS encoding prohibitin family protein produces MPADLNDYFNKKKPGNDNRGSGQNNDKEPPFKKDFKMPNIPSGFGKFGALAYIIIAIIAILAITQPFKVIHSGEVGIKATAGKYEPNPLQPGFHFFLPFIQDIIVVDTRVRIINYTSGEDMGESLQKSYQGAGILRKNSISVLDARNLPVSIDITVQYRLNPENAPQTIASWGLSWESKIVDPVVRDVVRSIAGKYTAEELPTKRNDLARQIDEGIRKDIDSQPNKPVELLTVQLREIILPSKVKEQIERVQIAKQEAERTKYEVERANQEALKQAALAEGTAKAAIIEAKGKADAIKIEADATAYANKEIAKSVDQNLLNLKQIETQNRFNDALKENKDAKIFLTPGGAVPNIWLDAKDRAKASSVSER; encoded by the coding sequence ATGCCCGCTGATTTAAATGATTATTTCAACAAAAAAAAGCCAGGTAATGACAACAGGGGCTCAGGTCAAAACAATGACAAAGAGCCACCTTTTAAAAAGGATTTTAAAATGCCAAATATACCAAGCGGCTTTGGCAAATTTGGTGCGCTAGCCTACATCATAATCGCCATTATCGCGATCCTTGCTATCACTCAGCCATTTAAAGTGATACACTCAGGCGAGGTCGGCATCAAAGCCACAGCGGGTAAATATGAGCCAAATCCTTTACAACCAGGATTTCACTTCTTTTTGCCATTTATCCAAGATATCATCGTAGTTGATACTAGAGTTAGGATCATCAACTACACTTCAGGCGAAGATATGGGCGAGAGCTTGCAAAAGTCTTATCAGGGAGCTGGAATTTTACGCAAAAACTCAATATCAGTTTTGGATGCTAGAAATTTACCAGTTAGCATCGATATCACCGTGCAATACCGCCTAAATCCAGAAAATGCACCACAAACTATCGCATCTTGGGGTCTTAGCTGGGAGAGCAAGATCGTTGATCCTGTCGTGCGCGACGTGGTTCGCAGCATCGCTGGCAAATACACAGCCGAAGAGCTACCAACTAAGAGAAACGACCTAGCAAGGCAGATCGATGAGGGCATAAGAAAAGACATCGACTCTCAGCCAAACAAGCCAGTCGAGCTTCTAACAGTGCAGCTTCGTGAGATCATCTTGCCTTCAAAGGTAAAAGAGCAGATCGAGCGTGTCCAGATCGCTAAACAAGAGGCTGAGAGGACAAAATACGAGGTCGAGCGTGCAAATCAAGAGGCTCTAAAACAAGCTGCCCTTGCAGAAGGTACTGCAAAAGCTGCGATCATCGAAGCAAAGGGTAAGGCCGATGCTATCAAGATAGAGGCTGATGCGACTGCATATGCAAACAAAGAGATCGCAAAAAGTGTCGATCAGAATTTATTAAATTTAAAGCAGATCGAGACTCAAAATAGATTTAACGATGCTCTTAAAGAGAACAAAGATGCCAAAATTTTCTTAACACCTGGCGGAGCTGTGCCAAATATCTGGCTAGATGCAAAAGATAGGGCAAAAGCTAGCTCGGTTAGCGAAAGGTAA
- a CDS encoding DUF2393 family protein, whose translation MLNSIKHNILFILQNAKLIDFLAYGWVFLAFIFIVLLGIFVAIKSWWQIGFLFILAGFLGLFAGNYYANKYINENLRPVSISKINTKQLQYVDALMVDFNITNNSNYTLNICKIELGFYLGSKQSTRNFLNSLNPFAKKRIILNEALLPKQSKQIREFVNDFAFIDYNITKKAECF comes from the coding sequence ATGTTAAATAGCATCAAGCATAACATACTTTTCATACTTCAAAACGCCAAACTTATCGACTTTCTAGCCTATGGTTGGGTATTTTTAGCCTTTATATTTATCGTGCTTTTAGGAATTTTTGTCGCGATAAAATCATGGTGGCAGATAGGATTTTTATTTATCCTAGCTGGTTTTTTGGGACTTTTTGCGGGCAACTACTACGCAAACAAATATATAAATGAAAATCTAAGACCAGTTAGCATAAGCAAAATAAACACAAAACAGCTTCAATATGTCGATGCGTTGATGGTTGATTTTAACATCACAAATAATTCAAACTACACATTAAACATTTGCAAAATCGAGCTTGGCTTCTACCTTGGCTCAAAACAAAGCACGAGAAATTTTCTAAATTCACTAAACCCTTTTGCTAAAAAAAGGATCATTTTAAATGAAGCTCTTTTGCCAAAGCAGAGCAAGCAGATAAGAGAATTTGTCAATGACTTTGCCTTCATTGACTACAATATCACCAAAAAAGCGGAGTGTTTTTGA
- the bcp gene encoding thioredoxin-dependent thiol peroxidase has product MSEFSKADIERKITLEVGDKAPEFEALNQDGVKVALKDFVGKNVVLYFYPKDNTPGCTTEACEFSANYDQFIKNDTVIIGVSPDSVKSHVGFIAKQNLKHILLSDEDKEISKLYGVWQVKKNYGKEYLGIARSTFVIGKDGKIVKIYKSVKAKDHAAKVLADLVK; this is encoded by the coding sequence ATGAGCGAATTTAGCAAAGCAGATATTGAGAGAAAGATAACGCTTGAAGTTGGCGATAAAGCGCCAGAGTTTGAAGCGCTAAATCAAGACGGCGTAAAGGTCGCACTAAAGGACTTTGTAGGCAAAAATGTGGTGCTTTACTTCTACCCAAAAGACAACACTCCAGGCTGCACGACTGAGGCTTGCGAATTTAGCGCAAACTACGATCAGTTTATCAAAAATGACACCGTCATCATCGGCGTTAGCCCAGATAGCGTGAAGTCGCATGTGGGCTTTATCGCAAAGCAAAATTTAAAGCACATCCTCTTAAGCGACGAGGATAAAGAAATTTCAAAGCTTTATGGCGTTTGGCAGGTCAAGAAAAACTACGGCAAAGAGTATCTTGGCATCGCCAGAAGCACCTTTGTGATCGGCAAAGACGGCAAGATAGTTAAAATTTATAAAAGTGTAAAAGCCAAAGACCACGCCGCAAAAGTGCTAGCTGATCTAGTAAAATAA
- a CDS encoding phosphoethanolamine transferase, translating into MTKFFNTIIKSPFINIFVVTTLVMFIANIYKIYFFEGTDRIALMHMARSLTTIFLLNLVITHVLYLLSRGLFKGLYLVYALIIFILCFINFFTLTSLKTDINIAIIDSVLHTNPDEAGEFFQTFFEAKYLIVAILLCIIFYAMTRYKRSSTKEFSRKTIIVLSVIYIAFAAVFFTKSAMRISSNKADRAISKLSEHILINYAFVLKKYLLDDNFLASNKQILKDYDVSKAANQNIKAEQKVANVVFVIGESLQRNEMSVYGFGLPTTPNLMALKQSGNAIIYTDTTAPDTYTNGSLSKVLNFSNYESKEPWSKSLNIVDMFSLVGYKTAWISNQSNIGGYSTTQKSVADRSDITFFTQKFASATNYAGRETDGILLPEISKIKQNLGESNFYIIHLMGNHFKYDLRYPKDFAKFTANDLQNKMNPGQKESFAWYLNSVLYNDYVINEIYKIFKDDEALIVYLSDHGEALFEIDGIRGHGMINRFVLEIPLIFIGTDKFKAKYPQIWQKLEAAKDYKFMSDDIIHTFADIVGTKPLEYNASRSLISGEFNASRKRLVNGTDYENIKNVKPQW; encoded by the coding sequence ATGACCAAATTTTTTAATACCATCATAAAAAGTCCATTTATAAATATATTTGTGGTTACAACGCTTGTAATGTTTATCGCAAATATCTATAAAATTTACTTTTTTGAAGGAACTGACCGTATAGCTCTTATGCATATGGCAAGAAGCTTAACTACTATATTTTTATTAAATTTAGTTATTACGCACGTTCTTTATTTGCTAAGTCGTGGACTGTTTAAAGGGCTTTATCTAGTTTATGCGCTAATAATTTTTATTCTATGTTTTATAAATTTTTTCACTTTAACAAGTTTAAAAACAGATATAAATATAGCAATAATAGATAGTGTGCTACACACAAATCCAGATGAAGCCGGTGAGTTTTTCCAGACATTTTTTGAAGCTAAATATCTAATAGTTGCTATACTTTTGTGTATCATCTTTTACGCTATGACAAGATATAAAAGATCTAGCACAAAAGAATTTAGCCGAAAAACTATCATTGTCCTTTCGGTAATTTATATAGCCTTTGCAGCTGTATTCTTTACAAAATCAGCAATGAGGATATCGTCTAATAAAGCTGATAGAGCTATAAGTAAGCTCTCAGAACATATCCTGATAAATTATGCTTTTGTTTTAAAAAAATATCTTTTAGACGATAATTTTTTAGCTAGCAATAAACAAATTTTAAAAGATTACGACGTATCTAAAGCAGCAAATCAAAACATAAAAGCTGAGCAAAAAGTAGCAAATGTAGTCTTTGTGATCGGTGAAAGCTTACAAAGAAACGAGATGAGCGTTTATGGATTTGGCTTGCCGACTACACCAAATTTAATGGCATTAAAGCAAAGTGGCAATGCCATAATCTATACAGATACTACTGCCCCTGACACATATACAAATGGTTCTCTTTCAAAGGTTTTGAATTTCTCAAACTATGAAAGCAAAGAGCCTTGGAGCAAGAGTTTAAACATCGTTGATATGTTTAGTCTAGTAGGATACAAAACAGCATGGATAAGTAATCAAAGCAATATAGGCGGATACTCTACAACACAAAAAAGCGTTGCAGATAGAAGTGATATCACATTTTTTACACAAAAATTTGCATCAGCTACAAATTATGCCGGTAGAGAAACAGATGGCATACTTTTGCCTGAAATTTCAAAGATAAAACAAAACCTTGGAGAGTCAAATTTTTATATCATTCACCTAATGGGAAATCACTTTAAATACGACCTAAGGTATCCAAAAGATTTTGCAAAATTTACAGCCAATGATCTACAAAACAAAATGAATCCTGGGCAAAAAGAGAGCTTTGCCTGGTATCTAAATAGCGTACTTTATAATGACTACGTGATAAATGAAATTTATAAAATTTTCAAGGATGATGAAGCTTTGATAGTCTATCTTTCAGACCATGGCGAGGCTCTTTTTGAGATAGATGGCATAAGAGGTCACGGTATGATAAATCGCTTTGTTTTAGAAATTCCGCTTATATTTATAGGAACTGATAAATTTAAAGCAAAATATCCACAAATTTGGCAAAAACTTGAAGCGGCAAAAGATTATAAATTTATGAGTGATGACATCATTCACACTTTTGCTGACATCGTAGGCACAAAACCACTTGAATATAACGCATCAAGAAGCTTAATAAGTGGTGAATTTAATGCGAGTAGAAAGCGCCTAGTAAATGGTACTGACTATGAAAATATCAAAAATGTAAAGCCTCAATGGTAA
- a CDS encoding branched-chain amino acid transaminase produces MNASEFIWMDGKLVKWDDAKVHVLTHSLHYANAVFEGTRAYKTKKGLAIFRLKDHTKRLLRSAKMTVLNVPYTEEELEKAQIELLRANKYNSNVYIRPLIFLGYGVMGVAHTKAPVQTAIASWEWGAYLGDEGLEKGIRVKISSFAKLAPAAQMNRAKASSNYLSSQMANYEAKEAGYDEALLLDSEGFVAEGPGECFFIVENGALITPPNDNSLLSITQDTVIRLAHDLDIEVRRERITRDQAYTADEAFFTGTAAEVTPINSIDNRIIGNGARGEVTKRLQKAYFDVVYGLNKKYESFLTYI; encoded by the coding sequence ATGAACGCTTCAGAATTCATCTGGATGGATGGAAAACTAGTAAAATGGGACGATGCAAAAGTACACGTTCTAACTCACTCTTTGCACTACGCTAATGCTGTATTTGAGGGCACAAGAGCTTATAAAACAAAAAAAGGTCTAGCTATTTTTAGACTCAAAGACCACACAAAAAGACTTTTAAGATCAGCAAAAATGACCGTTTTAAACGTGCCTTATACTGAAGAAGAGCTTGAAAAAGCACAGATCGAGCTACTTCGCGCAAATAAATATAACAGCAACGTATATATCCGCCCACTTATCTTTTTAGGATACGGCGTAATGGGCGTAGCGCACACAAAAGCACCAGTGCAAACTGCTATCGCTTCATGGGAGTGGGGTGCATATCTTGGCGATGAAGGCCTAGAAAAAGGCATCAGAGTTAAAATTTCAAGCTTTGCTAAACTTGCTCCTGCTGCTCAAATGAACAGAGCAAAGGCTAGCTCAAACTACCTAAGCTCACAAATGGCAAACTACGAAGCAAAAGAGGCTGGATACGACGAGGCGCTACTTCTTGATAGCGAGGGCTTTGTGGCTGAAGGTCCAGGCGAGTGCTTCTTCATCGTTGAAAATGGTGCTTTAATCACTCCACCAAACGACAACAGCCTACTTAGCATCACTCAAGATACAGTCATAAGACTAGCTCACGATCTTGACATCGAAGTAAGAAGAGAGCGCATCACAAGAGATCAAGCATACACAGCTGACGAGGCATTTTTCACTGGCACTGCAGCTGAAGTAACGCCGATAAATAGCATAGATAACCGCATCATCGGCAACGGTGCTAGAGGCGAAGTGACAAAGAGACTACAAAAAGCTTACTTTGACGTAGTTTATGGTCTAAACAAAAAATACGAATCATTTTTAACATATATTTAA
- the hisIE gene encoding bifunctional phosphoribosyl-AMP cyclohydrolase/phosphoribosyl-ATP diphosphatase HisIE: MNSIAKSIDWQKVDGLLPVVVCDHATNEVLMLAYMNEEALNLSLSSRYAHYFSRTKNRIWKKGEESGNTQEIKAAFLDCDNDTLLLKVVQNGGAACHTGARSCFFNEINLENLEISDQKSEVKKPSYGVIDELYHVIEDRKLNADPQTSYVASLFKKGENQILKKVGEEATELVMAAKELSFAKQIKQDEQKAKNDLIYEAADLCFHTLVALSAHNIHPDAIKNELARRFGMSGIEEKRSRDVK; the protein is encoded by the coding sequence ATGAATAGCATAGCAAAAAGTATAGACTGGCAAAAGGTTGATGGATTGCTCCCGGTGGTGGTTTGCGATCACGCTACAAACGAGGTTTTGATGCTTGCTTATATGAACGAAGAAGCACTAAATTTAAGTCTATCTAGCCGCTACGCTCACTACTTTTCACGCACTAAAAATAGAATTTGGAAAAAAGGCGAAGAGAGTGGCAACACGCAAGAGATCAAGGCTGCGTTTTTAGACTGCGACAACGACACTTTGCTTTTAAAAGTCGTTCAAAATGGAGGCGCTGCTTGTCACACTGGGGCAAGGTCTTGCTTTTTTAACGAGATAAATTTAGAAAATTTAGAAATTTCTGATCAAAAAAGCGAGGTTAAAAAGCCAAGTTACGGCGTCATTGATGAGCTTTATCACGTTATAGAAGATAGAAAACTAAATGCAGATCCGCAAACTTCATACGTGGCAAGCCTTTTCAAAAAAGGTGAAAATCAAATTCTAAAAAAAGTTGGCGAGGAGGCTACAGAGCTTGTCATGGCGGCAAAAGAGCTTAGTTTTGCCAAACAGATAAAACAAGATGAGCAAAAAGCAAAAAATGACCTCATCTATGAAGCAGCCGATCTTTGCTTTCACACACTTGTGGCACTTTCAGCCCACAACATACATCCAGATGCCATCAAAAACGAGCTTGCAAGACGTTTTGGCATGAGTGGCATCGAAGAAAAAAGATCGCGAGATGTTAAATAG
- a CDS encoding tautomerase family protein, which produces MPYVNIKIAGPEPTKEQKDQVFKEVTETLVRVLGKKKEAVMIFIETHDAGNIGVGGESVEDKRKGIK; this is translated from the coding sequence ATGCCTTATGTTAATATAAAAATAGCAGGCCCAGAGCCGACAAAAGAGCAGAAAGATCAAGTTTTTAAAGAGGTAACCGAGACGCTTGTAAGAGTGCTTGGCAAGAAAAAAGAGGCGGTTATGATCTTTATCGAAACTCACGACGCTGGCAATATCGGCGTAGGTGGCGAGAGCGTAGAGGACAAGAGAAAGGGGATAAAATGA
- a CDS encoding thiol:disulfide interchange protein DsbA/DsbL, giving the protein MKLIKMLILSAFFALNLSALTEGVEYQTLAKPLNVPKNSVVKVFSYDCPHCYKFDRTITKKLMSKLDGVKFIPYHLSTKGKLGETTNKIFAALISIDEANGTDLLSDESKFKQAKFAIYKARHDKKDDFNDGKDKQRFIDLALNAAHVSKDEYEKALSSERAKELLNEWFASYDVASISGVPAFVVSGKYLINLNAASSIDEMAKTIKELLDK; this is encoded by the coding sequence ATGAAGCTTATAAAAATGCTAATTTTAAGTGCGTTTTTTGCGCTAAATTTATCAGCACTGACTGAAGGTGTGGAGTATCAAACTCTAGCAAAACCGCTCAACGTGCCTAAAAACTCAGTCGTCAAGGTCTTTAGCTACGACTGCCCTCACTGCTATAAATTTGACCGAACTATCACAAAAAAGCTGATGTCAAAGCTTGACGGGGTTAAATTTATCCCATATCACCTAAGCACCAAAGGCAAGCTTGGCGAGACAACAAATAAAATTTTTGCCGCTCTTATATCGATAGACGAGGCAAATGGGACTGATCTGCTAAGCGATGAGTCTAAATTTAAACAAGCTAAATTTGCGATCTATAAAGCAAGACACGATAAAAAAGATGACTTTAATGACGGCAAAGATAAGCAAAGATTTATAGATCTAGCGCTAAATGCGGCTCACGTGAGCAAAGACGAATACGAAAAAGCGCTAAGCTCAGAGCGTGCAAAAGAGCTTTTAAACGAGTGGTTTGCCTCTTATGATGTAGCAAGTATCAGCGGTGTGCCAGCCTTTGTGGTAAGCGGCAAATATCTGATAAATTTAAACGCAGCATCATCAATCGATGAGATGGCAAAGACTATAAAAGAGCTTTTAGATAAGTAA
- a CDS encoding DUF2393 family protein codes for MSSNYFTIVHIIVLFAIALLSILFLMLSLRAERKLFLSLLFTNILVSTTLAIFLMLVLDKYTKKGIVEGVKSERVLRNESIVFRGQVRNVGKFTISKCTLTIKLINQPLNKNDLGGEAFFKPSGLSFFSWFIGGDENERPNTVAYKFDVAQNLPKQKAVPFTVTMPYPPYFKNGMNITKLNCY; via the coding sequence ATGAGCTCAAACTACTTTACCATCGTTCATATCATCGTGCTTTTTGCGATCGCACTACTTTCTATTTTATTTCTTATGCTCTCGCTTAGAGCCGAGCGAAAACTATTTTTATCACTACTTTTTACAAACATTTTGGTCTCAACCACGCTTGCCATTTTTTTGATGCTAGTTCTTGATAAATACACCAAAAAAGGCATAGTCGAAGGCGTAAAAAGCGAGCGAGTGTTAAGAAATGAAAGCATCGTATTTCGCGGTCAAGTAAGAAATGTCGGTAAATTTACCATTAGTAAATGCACCCTTACAATTAAGCTCATAAATCAGCCACTAAATAAAAACGATCTTGGCGGCGAGGCATTTTTTAAACCAAGTGGACTCTCATTTTTCTCATGGTTTATTGGAGGTGATGAGAACGAGAGACCAAACACTGTGGCATATAAATTTGACGTAGCTCAAAATTTACCAAAGCAAAAAGCAGTGCCATTTACAGTAACTATGCCTTATCCGCCATATTTTAAAAATGGTATGAACATCACAAAATTAAACTGTTACTAA